The following coding sequences are from one Planctomycetota bacterium window:
- a CDS encoding glycosyltransferase: MTRTLAEGKIGIGLLSKLCPDTFTTRSFEIPGAGAMLLAERTRDHLEIFEENHEAVFFSSKEEMLAKLSHYVKNESARRRIAEAGRTRVLKSFLWRDVLASVIRHIEQLRHAS, encoded by the coding sequence ATGACGAGAACGCTGGCCGAAGGAAAGATTGGCATCGGACTCTTGTCAAAATTGTGTCCGGACACGTTCACTACGCGTTCGTTCGAAATCCCTGGAGCAGGGGCCATGCTCCTCGCCGAACGAACTCGCGACCACCTGGAAATCTTCGAGGAAAATCACGAAGCTGTGTTCTTCAGCTCAAAGGAAGAAATGCTGGCTAAGTTGTCCCACTATGTGAAGAATGAATCCGCGCGCCGCCGTATCGCGGAAGCCGGCCGTACCCGTGTTTTAAAATCGTTTCTTTGGCGCGACGTGCTCGCTTCCGTCATTCGTCATATCGAGCAACTGAGACATGCCTCTTAA
- a CDS encoding glycosyltransferase gives MRIVHILPALGIEASGPVYSVTRLCESLREEGAESQIAITDYVRGLSFPDYVKVFPLGFGPRSLCRSPRMARWLLTQAVQDRLDVIHSHGLWTMPNVYPGRARRRSNARLVVSPRGTLSPWSLNHHRIRKRIFWKLLQSQVLERADCLHATSEQEYRDIRALGFTQPICIIPNGIDIPPPRSSPPASPPLLLFLGRLHPKKGVDLLLQAWREVQDTFPDWRLVIAGPDNDGYLATLQALARSLNLQRIVFPGPLYGDEKLAAYREASLYVLPTHSENFGLTVAEALAAGTPVITTKGAPWAELVREHAGWWIEPTVQSLVDCLREALSLPVERLIEMGEKGRQWMERTYSWKTLARRTLSTYQWLLTGGPPPAWVRCS, from the coding sequence ATGCGGATCGTCCATATCCTTCCCGCCCTGGGCATCGAAGCCTCGGGACCCGTCTATTCGGTCACCCGCCTCTGCGAAAGCCTCCGCGAGGAAGGCGCCGAATCCCAAATCGCCATCACCGACTATGTCCGGGGACTCTCTTTTCCAGACTACGTAAAGGTGTTCCCGCTGGGCTTCGGCCCGCGATCACTCTGCAGGTCACCCCGGATGGCGCGGTGGCTGCTCACCCAGGCCGTCCAGGACCGCCTCGACGTGATCCACAGTCATGGACTCTGGACCATGCCCAATGTGTATCCCGGAAGGGCACGAAGACGGTCCAACGCCAGACTCGTCGTATCACCGCGGGGAACCCTCTCTCCGTGGAGCCTGAACCACCATCGTATCCGCAAGCGCATTTTCTGGAAACTCCTCCAGTCCCAGGTCCTTGAGCGCGCCGATTGTCTGCACGCCACATCCGAGCAGGAATATCGGGATATACGCGCCCTCGGCTTTACCCAGCCCATCTGCATCATTCCGAACGGAATCGATATCCCCCCTCCGCGATCTTCTCCTCCGGCCAGCCCCCCCCTACTGCTTTTCCTGGGCCGACTCCATCCCAAGAAGGGAGTAGACCTGCTCCTCCAAGCCTGGCGGGAAGTACAAGACACATTCCCCGATTGGCGCCTGGTCATCGCAGGACCCGACAATGACGGATATCTCGCTACTCTCCAGGCCTTGGCCCGTTCGTTGAACCTGCAAAGAATCGTCTTTCCCGGCCCTCTCTATGGAGACGAAAAGCTTGCGGCCTACCGGGAAGCAAGCCTTTATGTGCTCCCGACGCATTCTGAGAATTTCGGTCTGACGGTTGCCGAAGCGCTCGCGGCAGGAACCCCCGTCATCACCACCAAGGGGGCCCCATGGGCCGAGCTTGTCCGTGAACACGCAGGATGGTGGATCGAGCCCACCGTGCAGTCCCTCGTGGATTGCCTTCGCGAGGCCCTCTCCCTTCCGGTTGAGCGCTTGATAGAGATGGGCGAGAAGGGCCGTCAGTGGATGGAACGAACTTACTCGTGGAAAACGCTTGCCCGCCGGACGCTTTCCACTTACCAATGGCTCCTTACCGGGGGCCCGCCGCCCGCCTGGGTCCGATGCTCGTGA
- a CDS encoding class I SAM-dependent methyltransferase produces the protein MKEKTSTSQEPACPICGTAAPSPFRFQLLRCTTCTVILNPVIYRSGTAEILNEETFGDGYEPERSFWVRWFNSWKNRRYLGYLRDLGVTQGRLLEVGVGSGSFLRAARSAGFTVTGCDLSETVCRRIEERWGIPMHRGSLDLLPPAQWDVVVMNHVLEHVQDPVDFLRAARRRLRPGGVLHVAVPNVACIEALFPGWNCYLPCHLSYFTPQSLSQTLRRAGFQVERRLTHENFSTWFLTGLRTLLGVSTASSPALAASLRRVPSWWPLVEFPYRLLMVGTGFLTTPLRKLQSAFERGDEVIALARA, from the coding sequence GTGAAGGAGAAAACCTCAACGTCTCAAGAACCCGCCTGCCCCATTTGCGGCACGGCGGCACCCTCCCCGTTTCGCTTCCAACTCCTTCGCTGCACGACGTGCACCGTCATCCTGAACCCGGTCATTTATCGCTCCGGAACGGCGGAGATACTCAACGAAGAAACGTTCGGGGACGGGTATGAGCCTGAACGATCCTTCTGGGTCCGCTGGTTCAACTCCTGGAAAAACCGCCGGTACCTCGGATACCTGCGCGACCTCGGCGTCACCCAGGGAAGACTTCTCGAAGTGGGCGTGGGGAGCGGCTCGTTCCTGAGGGCCGCCCGCTCCGCAGGCTTCACGGTGACGGGATGCGATCTCTCAGAAACCGTCTGCAGACGCATCGAGGAACGATGGGGCATCCCCATGCACCGGGGAAGCCTCGACCTCCTGCCGCCCGCCCAGTGGGATGTCGTCGTCATGAATCACGTGCTGGAGCACGTGCAGGATCCCGTCGATTTCCTTCGAGCCGCCCGCCGGCGCCTCCGCCCTGGGGGCGTCCTCCACGTCGCCGTGCCCAACGTCGCATGCATCGAAGCCTTGTTCCCCGGATGGAACTGTTATCTGCCCTGCCATCTTTCATATTTCACGCCGCAGAGTTTGTCTCAAACGCTCCGGCGAGCGGGCTTCCAGGTGGAGCGGCGCCTCACCCATGAAAACTTTTCGACTTGGTTCCTCACGGGGCTGAGAACGCTTCTTGGCGTTTCTACCGCCTCCTCCCCTGCTCTGGCGGCGTCGCTGAGACGGGTCCCCTCCTGGTGGCCCCTGGTGGAGTTCCCGTACCGGCTCCTCATGGTCGGAACCGGCTTCCTAACGACGCCTCTCCGGAAACTTCAGTCGGCTTTCGAACGAGGCGATGAAGTCATCGCCCTGGCGAGAGCGTGA
- a CDS encoding glycosyltransferase family 2 protein: MTTSPPPPADVSVIILTYNEEANIAQALRSAAGWARQIFVVDSFSTDRTVEIARSFPCEVVQHPFENYSKQRNFALSHLPIGTEWIFFLDADEWLPETLKEEIRETIRRAPRENGYFLKWRLIWMGRWIRRGYYPTWILRLARRGKVRCEDRPVNEHLVVEGPTGYLKNDFIHEDRKGITSWIAKHNAYAAREAEELLRRRTADFTEIPARFGGTQAERKRWIRKRIWERLPPLVRPFLYFGYRYFLRGGFLDGKAAFVYHFLHALWFPLLIDVKYLELRARAEAPPRSPDRP; encoded by the coding sequence ATGACGACCTCTCCCCCCCCGCCGGCCGATGTGTCCGTCATCATCCTCACCTACAACGAGGAAGCCAACATCGCCCAGGCCCTTCGATCCGCGGCCGGATGGGCCCGGCAGATCTTCGTGGTCGATTCCTTCAGCACCGACCGCACCGTCGAAATCGCCCGATCGTTTCCCTGTGAAGTCGTGCAGCATCCCTTCGAGAACTATTCGAAGCAGAGAAACTTCGCCCTCTCCCATCTTCCCATCGGAACGGAATGGATTTTCTTCCTGGACGCCGACGAGTGGCTCCCGGAGACGCTCAAGGAGGAAATCCGGGAAACCATCCGGCGCGCTCCTCGGGAAAACGGATACTTCCTCAAGTGGCGCTTGATCTGGATGGGTCGCTGGATCCGGCGGGGTTACTACCCCACCTGGATCCTGCGCCTGGCCCGCCGCGGAAAAGTCCGCTGCGAAGACCGGCCCGTCAATGAACACCTCGTCGTCGAAGGCCCGACGGGATATCTGAAAAACGACTTCATCCATGAGGACCGCAAGGGAATCACCTCCTGGATCGCCAAACACAACGCTTATGCCGCCCGCGAAGCCGAAGAATTGCTCCGCCGAAGAACGGCCGATTTCACGGAGATCCCGGCCCGGTTCGGAGGAACCCAGGCCGAGCGCAAGCGATGGATCCGAAAGAGAATCTGGGAGCGCCTTCCCCCTCTCGTGCGCCCTTTCCTGTACTTCGGTTATCGCTACTTCCTGCGGGGCGGGTTCCTGGACGGCAAGGCCGCCTTCGTTTATCATTTTCTCCATGCCCTATGGTTCCCGCTCCTCATCGACGTGAAGTATCTGGAACTTCGGGCGCGCGCCGAAGCGCCCCCCCGGTCGCCCGACCGACCGTAA